A stretch of Argiope bruennichi chromosome 10, qqArgBrue1.1, whole genome shotgun sequence DNA encodes these proteins:
- the LOC129989272 gene encoding uncharacterized protein LOC129989272: protein MALLRGIVKSSEYFFKNPSVVHRNGWNLEFSYSIKKALNIPPPPKKPLTAYMIYCKDNRKELLKEHPTLTSTEQIKKLAAQWNSLSLAMKEPYENKARESTVLYGEAHKRYYENLTEEQRHEIAIAKAEKKEARRLLKLKKALRETGIPKSPVPAYALFVQSQAKDKDIKDAAEFIKEAAEKWKTLSEAEKKKFEEQAHKEKTRFNNEMEKWKKKLMAEGKSELLHKYEELKGKSKALDIEEVSKRVKAKKEVAK from the exons ATGGCTCTTTTGCGGGGAATCGTAAAATCCTcagaatatttcttcaaaaatcc ctctgtTGTTCATAGAAATGGTTGGAATCttgaattttcttattctatAAAGAAAGCATTGAATATCCCTCCACCACCAAAGAAGCCACTTACAGCTTATATGATATATTGCAAAGATAATAGGAAAGAGCTTTTGAAGGAGCATCCAA ccttGACTAGTACAGAGCAAATTAAGAAATTAGCAGCTCAATGGAATAGTCTTAGTCTTGCTATGAAggag CCGTATGAAAATAAAGCACGAGAATCAACTGTGTTGTATGGAGAAGCTCATAAAAGATATTATGAAAATCTCACTGAAGAACAAAGACATGAAATAGCTATTGCAAAAGCTGAAAAGAAAGAAGCTCGAcgtttattaaaactgaaaaaa gCCTTGCGAGAAACTGGCATTCCAAAATCTCCTGTACCAGCTTATGCTCTTTTTGTACAGTCTCAGGCCAAGGATAAAGATATAAAAGATGCAGCT GAGTTTATCAAAGAAGCTGCTGAAAAATGGAAGACCTTGTCAGAAGCAGAAAAAAAG aaatttgagGAACAAGCTCATAAAGAAAAAACTCGTTTCAATAATGAAATggagaaatggaagaaaaaattgaTGGCAGAAGGTAAAAGTGAACTTCTTCACAAATATGAGGAATTGAAAGGGAAAAGCAAAGCGTTAGACATTGAAGAAGTTTCTAAACGTGTGAAAGCAAAGAAAGAAGTGGCAAAGTAA